One region of Zingiber officinale cultivar Zhangliang chromosome 7B, Zo_v1.1, whole genome shotgun sequence genomic DNA includes:
- the LOC122006209 gene encoding WD repeat-containing protein 70-like, producing the protein MEEAFRAQFPLSFGKPFKPQANSSSAHSATLRISSSTSSNPNPEEDEGTVIGPPPPPPPAPVESQEGQVESQEGHDGLMVGPPRPPPPSEEIGSDSDSDSSEFDRDVNDLPRIPLSNEIMLKGHTKVISALAVDHSGSRVLSGSYDYTVRMYDFQGMNSKLQSFRQLEPFEGHQVRSLSWSPTSDRFLCVTGSAQAKIYDRDGLTLGEFIKGDMYIRDLKNTKGHISGLTGGEWNPKSKETILTSSEDGSLRIWDVAEFSSQKQVIKPKLVRPLRIPVTACAWDHDGKRIVGGIGDGSIQIWNIKPGWGSRPDIYVENAHADDITGLKFSADGQVLLSRSTDSTLKVWDLRKIKTPLAVFADLPNNYAQTNAAFSPDEQLILTGTSVEKEGTTGGLLCFYDRIKLELVSRVGISPTYSVVCCTWHPKINQVFATVGDKKVGETHILYDPSISQRGALVCVGRASRKKSVDDYELQPVIHNPHALPLFRDAPSRKRQREKALKDPFKSHKPECPVNGPGFGGRVGTTKGSLLTQYLMKQGGLIKETWMDEDPREAILKYADAAAKDPQFIAPAYAETQPEPVFAKSDSEEEDK; encoded by the exons ATGGAGGAGGCGTTCCGTGCACAGTTCCCCCTTTCCTTCGGGAAGCCGTTCAAGCCCCAGGCCAATTCTTCCTCCGCTCACTCTGCTACCCTACGCAtctcctcctccacctcctctaACCCTAACCCGGAAGAGGATGAAGGTACCGTGATAggtcctccacctccacctccaccggcGCCTGTGGAGTCCCAGGAGGGGCAGGTGGAGTCCCAGGAGGGGCACGACGGGTTGATGGTTGGGCCCCCACGGCCCCCGCCGCCTTCTGAGGAAATTGGTTCagattctgactcagattcatcAGAATTCGATAGAGATGTAAACGATCTACCTCGGATTCCCCTCAGTAACGAGATTATGCTCAAAGGGCATACCAAG GTTATCTCAGCTCTTGCTGTTGATCATTCAGGATCAAGGGTCCTTTCTGGCAGTTATGATTACACTGTTCGCATGTATGACTTTCAAGGAATGAATTCCAAGTTGCAGTCTTTTAGACAGCTGGAGCCATTTGAAGGACACCAAGTCAGAAGTTTAAGTTGGAGTCCTACCTCAGATCGGTTTTTGTGTGTAACAGGTTCTGCACAAGCCAAG ATATATGATCGAGATGGGCTTACCTTGGGTGAATTCATAAAAGGAGATATGTACATTCGTGATTTAAAGAATACCAAGGGGCATATATCAGGGTTAACTGGTGGAGAATGGAATCCTAAATCAAAGGAGACAATTTTAACTTCTTCCGAAGATGGATCCTTGCGTATTTGGGATGTTGCTGAATTCTCAAGTCAAAAACAG GTGATAAAACCTAAACTTGTTAGACCACTGAGAATCCCGGTAACTGCTTGTGCTTGGGACCATGATGGCAAACGCATTGTTGGTGGCATTGGAGATGGCTCCATACAG ATATGGAACATAAAGCCGGGATGGGGAAGCAGACCTGATATTTATGTTGAGAATGCTCATGCAGATGATATTACTGGGCTCAAGTTTTCTGCAGATGGCCAGGTCCTTCTATCAAGGAGTACAGACAGTACATTGAAG GTCTGGGATCtgaggaaaataaaaacaccacTTGCAGTATTTGCAGATCTTCCAAATAATTATGCTCAGACAAATGCTGCATTCAGTCCGGATGAGCAGTTGATTTTGACTGGGACATCAGTCGAAAAGGAGGGCACAACTGGAGGTTTACTTTGCTTTTATGACCGTATAAAACTTGAACTTGTTTCAAGAGTAGGAATATCACCGACATACAGTGTTGTCTGTTGTACTTGGCATCCAAAGATCAATCAG GTATTTGCGACAGTGGGAGACAAGAAAGTGGGTGAGACTCATATACTCTATGATCCTTCCATTAGTCAGAGAGGTGCACTTGTATGTGTTGGACGAGCTTCAAGGAAAAAATCTGTTGATGACTATGAGCTGCAGCCGGTTATTCATAATCCACATGCATTGCCGCTATTTAGAGATGCTCCGAGCCGCAAACGACAAAGAGAAAAGGCACTGAAAGATCCATTCAAGTCCCACAAGCCAGAATGTCCTGTCAATGGTCCAGGCTTTGGTGGAAGAGTCGGAACAACTAAAGGCAGTTTGTTGACTCAGTATCTTATGAAG CAAGGTGGCTTAATTAAAGAAACCTGGATGGATGAGGATCCAAGAGAAGCTATACTTAAATATGCTGATGCTGCCGCAAAAGATCCTCAATTTATTGCTCCTGCATATGCAGAAACTCAGCCGGAGCCTGTTTTTGCAAAGTCTGATTCAGAGGAGGAAGACAAATAA